The genomic DNA ACGAAGTTCGTGATCGAATTCAGGCCGCGATTGACGAGCGACGTGAAGAATTAGAACGAGAAGCGGTTAATCAGCAATTAGCTGCTGAAAAGTTGGACGTGACATTGCCTGGCCGAGAAGTTCCGCAAGGACAACCGCACGTGATTACGCAGATTATTACCCAGTTAGAAGATTTATTTATGGGGATGGGCTATCAAATCGTTGATGGTGATGAGGTTGAAGAAGACTATTACAACTTTGAACGTCTGAACTTACCGAAGGATCATCCTGCCCGTGATATGCAAGATACGTTCTACATTACCAAAGACGTATTATTACGTACACAAACGTCTGCGGACCAACCGCGGTCATTGGAAAATCATGACTTCTCGAAGGGGCCGTTGAAGGTCTTGTCACCTGGCCGCGTTTATCGGCGCGATACCGATGATGCGACCCATTCACATCAATTCCATCAAATTGAAGGATTGGTCGTGGATAAGCATATTACAATGGCTGATTTGAAGGGCACCTTGATCCTCGTTGCCAAGACCTTGTTTGGCAATCAATTCGATGTCCGGCTACGGCCAAGCTTCTTCCCATTCACGGAACCATCCGTTGAAGCTGATGTCACTTGCTTTAATTGCAATGGCAAGGGCTGTGCAATCTGCAAGCAGACTGGTTGGATCGAAGTGTTGGGTGCCGGCATGGTTCACCCGCACGTATTAGAAATGTCTGGCATTGATCCAGAAGAATACGGTGGTTTTGCCTTTGGGTTAGGACCAGACCGTTTTGCGATGTTGAAATATGGTGTTGACGATATCCGCAATTTCTACTTAAATGACGTGCGGTTCTTGTCACAGTTCTATAAGAAAGGCTAGGCGTCCACATGAGAATTTCTACGACATGGTTACGCGATTATTTGAAGCTGGACATTCCGGCCGATGAATTAGCAGAAAAGATTGAACGGACGGCCGTTGAAGTTGACGGTGTTATTCGTCCCAGTGAAGGATTAAAAAAAGTAGTGGTGGGACACGTCTTAACGTGTGAACCCCATCCAGATTCTGATCATCTCCACGTGTGCCAAGTGGACGTTGGTGAGGCTGAGCCTTTACAGATTGTTTGTGGAGCGCCTAACGTTGCGGCTGGTGAAAAAGTGATCGTGGCGTTACCCAATTCATGGATTGGCGGTCATACGAAGATCAAGAAGAGTAAGATGCGTGGCGTACCGTCAAACGGGATGTTGTGTGCGTTAGATGAACTTGGCTTTGACGAAAAATTAGTGCCAAAGGAAGTTGCGGATGGTATTTTCATTCTTCCTGACGATGCCACACCTGGCGACCCGGTCTTTTCATACTTAGGGATGGATGATGAAATTATTGACATGTCCGTTACCCCCAACCGTGGTGACATGCTCAGTATGAACGGGACGGCACATGAGCTGGCTGCCATTTACGATCAGCAACCAATGATGTCAAAAGTTGATTTGCATGAAGATGCAGCGACTATGGCAGCGGATGAATTAAGTGTTGAAGTTACTGCTGATGAGCATGATGTGCCGATGTATAAGATGCGACTCATTAAGAATGTGACCATTAAGCCAAGTCCATTATGGCTCCAAATTCGAATTTGGAATGCTGGCATGCGGCCAATTAATAACGTCGTCGATGCCACTAATTACATTTTAATGCAATATGGGCAACCACTGCACGCGTTTGATTTTGATCAATTGAATGATGGCCAAATTAACGTTCGGTTAGCTAAAGCTGGCGAACACTTAACGACGCTAGATGGTGAGGATCGTGAATTGTTAGCGAGTGACTTGTTGATTTGTAGTGGCGATCAACCAATTTGTTTGGCTGGGACCATGGGCGGTTTAGCAACCGAAGTCACTGATCAGACGACGACCATTGCGTTGGAAGGTGCGGTTTTTGATGCTGTTAAGATTCGTAAAACGGCCCATAATCATGACTTACACAGCGAAGCCTCAATGCGCTACGAACGGGGCATTGACCACGGCATGACCGCAACGGCCTTAGACGCTGCTGCAGCCATGATTGCAGAACTTGGTGATGGTCAGGTGGCTAGTGGGATGGT from Lactiplantibacillus paraplantarum includes the following:
- a CDS encoding phenylalanine--tRNA ligase subunit alpha produces the protein MSLQDRLTELRDQGLADIKSADVLKKVNQVKVDLLGKKGPITEVLRGMRDLSPEERPKVGAYANEVRDRIQAAIDERREELEREAVNQQLAAEKLDVTLPGREVPQGQPHVITQIITQLEDLFMGMGYQIVDGDEVEEDYYNFERLNLPKDHPARDMQDTFYITKDVLLRTQTSADQPRSLENHDFSKGPLKVLSPGRVYRRDTDDATHSHQFHQIEGLVVDKHITMADLKGTLILVAKTLFGNQFDVRLRPSFFPFTEPSVEADVTCFNCNGKGCAICKQTGWIEVLGAGMVHPHVLEMSGIDPEEYGGFAFGLGPDRFAMLKYGVDDIRNFYLNDVRFLSQFYKKG
- the pheT gene encoding phenylalanine--tRNA ligase subunit beta, yielding MRISTTWLRDYLKLDIPADELAEKIERTAVEVDGVIRPSEGLKKVVVGHVLTCEPHPDSDHLHVCQVDVGEAEPLQIVCGAPNVAAGEKVIVALPNSWIGGHTKIKKSKMRGVPSNGMLCALDELGFDEKLVPKEVADGIFILPDDATPGDPVFSYLGMDDEIIDMSVTPNRGDMLSMNGTAHELAAIYDQQPMMSKVDLHEDAATMAADELSVEVTADEHDVPMYKMRLIKNVTIKPSPLWLQIRIWNAGMRPINNVVDATNYILMQYGQPLHAFDFDQLNDGQINVRLAKAGEHLTTLDGEDRELLASDLLICSGDQPICLAGTMGGLATEVTDQTTTIALEGAVFDAVKIRKTAHNHDLHSEASMRYERGIDHGMTATALDAAAAMIAELGDGQVASGMVSGRDEDVQPTTVTIDLARINHVLGTELSLDTVSDIFKRLDFPTVVADETFTVTVPSRRWDIHIPADLIEEIARLYGYDNLPATLPTGQPTIGKLNETQQVIRDSRKLMESAGLTQAISYSLTTETKAKAFALHASDVTKLDFPMSSERTTLRLSLVSGLLDDLAYNNARKEHNVALYEEGRVFYSQPEQVRPKEIEHIAGAITGSMVQKSWGVAEQPVDFFQIKGIVAGYLKSLALQDAVSYVATADHPEMHPGRTADIYVGDQLVGFVGEVHPTTAKAYKIRETYVFELDLTALIALPKARQQYQPISKFPSITRDVAMLIDDDVTNATVVALINKKGGAHLRQVQLFDVYNGSHVPAGKKSLAYTLTYQDQNATLVDDDVTTAFEKVLTALTDELGAEIR